A segment of the Brevibacterium zhoupengii genome:
AGATGCCGCCGAGCAGCCAGCCGACGATGACCACGCTGACCTCGATGAGTGTGCGCACCAAGCGGATCGACTTTCCGGTGACGCGGGACAGGCCGGTCATCAGGCCATCGCGTGGGCCCGGTCCGAACTGCGAACCGATGTACATCGCCGAGGCGACGCCGTTGAGGATGATGCCGCCGATGAGGAGGGCGATGTTCCACCACAGTTCATCGGGCTGGGGCAGGAACAGCCGGGTGAGGTCCAGCGATGGTCCGATGAGGAGCGCGTTGAGCACCGTCCCGAGCCCAGGCTGCTGTTTGAGCGGGATCCAGATCAGGAGGACGAGGAACGAGGTGATCGTCACGATGGTGCCGAAGGTCAGGGGCAGGTGCTTGATGATTCCCGAGTGGAGGACGTCCCAGGGCATCATGCCCAGGCCCGAGGTGACGATCATCGCCATCGAGGCACCGTAGAGGTAGAGACCAAGGATCAGCTGCGGCAGACGACGGGGGAGCCGACCGCTCTTGAGCTGTTGGATGGGACCGATATTCGCAAGTTCGCGCTTCGGTACGGGTGCTGATGACATCGTTGGTCTTCCGGCTAGTTCTGGCTGATATTCCCATCATGTCGTGAACTGGTCTTGTATTAAAGGTCCAATTGGAACAAAGTGGTCATATCTCCATCGCTTCGGTGGACGAGTCATCGACACAGCGAGGTTGGCATGAGCACACCAGTGATGAGCGGGACCAGATTGGCCGGCATCATCGGCACTGGCCCCTGGCCCGGGCCTGCCTATGATTCGCTGACGACTCGGATCTCGCGTGCCATCGGCGATGGACGTATTCCGGTCGGAGCCCGCCTGCCCAGTGAGCGAGAGGTCGCCGCTGCGACCGGACTGTCTCGGACGACAGCGACCCGTGCCTTTGCGAAGCTGCGTGAACAGGGATTCGTGCTCACCCGTCGGGGGTCGGGCAGCGTGGTTCGGCTGCCGGAAGTGCCGGGCGGACGTATCGATCATCTTCTGACCCCGACAGGCTCGAACGAGGCGGAGATCGACCTCACGTGCACCGCATCGGTGGCACCGCCCTGGTTGCTGGAAGCCTACGAACGTGCAGTCGCCAACGTCCACGCCTACCTTCCCGGCACCGGGTACTACCCCTCTGGGCTGCCCGTGCTCAGGGAGATCATCGCCGAACGTTTCACCGCTCGCGGGGTCCGCACCGATCCCGATCAGATCCTCATCACCTCTGGCGCCTTCGGTGCCGTGGCCATCGCAGTGCGTGCCCTCAACGAGGGGCGGGGCAGGGTGCTCATCGAGAGTCCCACCTACCCGAATGCGATTGCGACCCTTGAAGGGGCCGGCGCCTCCCTGGTGCCCTACCCACTCGAGCAGGGCCCTAACGGACATCACTGGGACATCGACGCTATGGACCACATTGCGCGCCAGACCCGGGTCCGTTCGGCATATCTCATTCCCGACTTTCACAATCCCACCGGTGCGCTCCTGCCCGAAGAACAGCGTCCCAGGCTCGGTGCGATGCTCAGGCGCAACTCAATGGTGCCCATCTTCGATGAGTCCCTGGTCGAGCTGGGCCTCGACGGTGCTCCGACACCGACGCCGATGGCAGCCTTCGTACCCGACTCGATCACGGCTGGCAGCACCAGCAAGATCTTCTGGGGCGGGCTGCGCGTCGGTTGGCTGCGAATTCCCACCCACCGAATCGACACCATGGCGTCGACACGATTGAGTCTCGACCTCGGGGCTCCAGTCCTCGAGCAGCTCGTCGCCGTCGAACTCATGCGTGACCATGATGCGATCGTCGGCGAATACCGGGCCAAGCTGCGCGCGGCCAGGGACAGCCTCGCGGGTCAGGTTCGGGCTCATCTTCCGTCCTGGGAGGTCATCGTGCCCGGTGGAGGCATGGCACTGTGGTGTCGACTGCCAGAGGAGCGTTCGGGTGCCCTGGCCATCGCGGCCCGCAAGCACGGGCTCGGTTTGGTCTCCGGACCGAATTTCGCCCCAGCTGGGGGACTGGACCGATGGATCCGACTGCCCTACACCGTGTCCGAGACGGATCTGCACCAGGTTGGTCCTCGGCTGGCCGCTGCCTGGGACGATGCGCTGACGTTCACCGACCGTGTCCCCGCAGAGCGGACCCGGACCGTCGCCTGAGCAGTCTGAAGGGAGCGGGGGACGGGCGCTGGGTACCATGAGGATATGGACCAGGACAGAGGCGACGCCGAGGCGCTCAACCACGACGAACAGTATTCGACGGCCACAACCGTGGAGGATTTCAAGATCAACCTCGCCGAGGTGAATCGGCGCATCGAGACTGCTGCCGTGCGAGTGGGCCGGGACGCCGCTGAGGTCGAGCTGCTGCCGGTCAGTAAGACAGTCCCGCAGGAGAGGGTCCGGCAGGCCGTTGCCGCCGGCTGTCACAAACTCGGGGAGAATAAGGTGCAGGAGGCCTTCCGGAAGTCAGACGAGATGGCAGACCTTGACATCGAGTGGGCCGTGATCGGCCATCTGCAGTCGAACAAGGCCCGTGACGTGGCGAAGTTCGCATCCGAGTTCCAAGCCCTCGACCGACTCAAAGTAGCTGCCGCCCTTGACCGACGGCTCCAGGCTGCAGGACGCAGCCTCGACGTCTACGTCCAGATCAACACCTCCGCCGAGGACTCGAAGTTCGGAATGCCGCCGGAAGAGCTGCCCGACTTCCTGCGCGAACTGCCGCAGTTCTCGTCCCTGAAGGTCCAGGGCCTGATGACTCTCGCGATCTTCTCCTCCGACATCGCTCGTGTGCGCACCTGCTTCCAGCGCCTGCGGACCCTGCGGGACCAGGCCCGAGACACCGACCCCGAGCTGATCGGTCGCGGAAAACTCTCAATGGGCATGTCCGGAGACTACGAGGTGGCTATCGAAGAAGGAGCGAACTGCGTCCGCGTGGGCCAGGCCATCTTCGGCAAGCGGGCATTGCCCGACAGCTACTACTGGCCGGAAGACAACTGAACCCTGCATCGTGATCGCGTCACTGAACAGACACCAAATCCTCTGGTACCTCATCGCCATCGGGGCAGGAGCCCTCATCGGTCATGGCCTGCCGGGAGCATCACCAGCGGCTGGCGCTGCAATCACACCCTGCCTCATCGCACTGCTGTTCGTGACCTTCCTCGATATCCCCTTCGATGCGATACGAGACTCCTTCAGCGACCTGCGATTCCTCGGAGCCGTAGCCCTCGCGAACTTCCTCATCGTCCCGCTCGTCGTCGCCGGTCTCCATGCCGTCATGCCTCTGGAAGACGAGCTCGTCATACCCGTCCTCATCGTCCTGCTCACCCCCTGCATCGACTACGTCCTCGTCTTCACCCGACTGGCAGGGGGAGACCACACCCGTCTGCTCGCCCTGACCCCTGTGCTCATGATCGTCCAGATCATCCTGCTGCCCGTCTACCTGTGGATCATCCTCGACGGCACCGGCATAGGTGCGATCGCTCCAAGACCAGTCATCACCGCGCTGCTCGTGTTCATCATCATTCCGTTGGCAGCCTCCCTCGTGACGCGTGGACTCGCCCGCCGATCAACACTCGCGGATCGGAGCATCCACGCAGCCTCGCAGTCCATGGTCATGCTGATGATGATCACTCTGGCCGCGATCGCTGCAGCACAGGTCCCGCTGATCACACCGCACCTTCTCGACCTGAGCGGTGCCATCGCAGCATTCCTCGTGTTCGCCCTCGTCATGACCGTTCTCGGATGGCTCATGGCTCGCACGCTGTCGCTGCCAGTGGGAACCGGTCGAGCCCTCGTCTTCACAGCCGTGACACGCAACTCGCTTGTCATGCTCCCGATCGTGCGAGCCATCACCTCTGACGGACTGGGGCCAGCAGCCGTGGTCGCACAGACGATCGTCGAGCTTGTCTTCATGCTCATCCTCGTCCGTGTAGTCCCACGCGTCCTCCCCGGAACCGCGGTGTCCGAAAACCGCTAGTAATGTTCCGAGATCACGAGCAGAATGGTCATATGCTCACGACAGATCAGTGTTATCAGGCAGTGGCCGGGCGCGACAGACGCTTCGACGGAATGTTCTTCACTGCCGTGCGCTCAACCGGCATCTTCTGCCGCCCGTCGTGCCCGGCGAGAACGCCGCTGCGTAAGAACGTCGACTTCTACCAGACGGCAGCGGCAGCCTCGGACGCTGGATTCCGGGCCTGCAAACGGTGCCGCCCGGACGCCAGCCCGAATTCTCCTGAGTGGGATACCCGAGCCGACATTACGGCTCGGGCCATGCGACTCATCCAAGACGGCCTCGTCGATCGGGCAGGAATCTCCGGCCTCGCCTCGGCGCTGGGATACAGTTCTCGCCAGCTGGGTCGAGTGCTGCAGTCCGAACTGGGGGTCGGCCCCCTCGCCATCGCCCGGACCGAACGAGTCCGGACTGCCCGCACCCTGATCGAATCCACGCCGCTGTCCATGAGCGAGATCGCCTTCGCCGCCGGATTCTCAAGCATCCGTCAATTCAACGACACGTTCCGTGCCGTCTATTCGTCGAGTCCCAGAGATCTGCGCAACGGCCGCAGCGAACCCCGCAGGGGGCAGGACATCATCGTCCGTCTCGCCTACCGTCCACCGCTGGACCACGTTCACCTGTTCAGATATCTGGCAGTGCGTGCGATCGCCGGCGTAGAAGACGTCAGCGATGATCACTACACCCGCTCCCTGAGCCTCGCCCACGGGGTAGCCGTGCTGACGCTGGTCCCGGGATCCGGAGACTTCATCGAATGCCGCCTGCGTTTGGCCGATACCCGTGATCTCGGCAGCGCAGTGGCCCGGGCACGACGAATCCTCGATCTCGATGCGGACCCGGCCGCGGTGGCAGCGACGATGGCAGCTGCCGGCCTCTCAGAAATCGTCGACCGATACCCCGGGATTCGGTCCCCGGGAACCGGCGACCCGGTCGAACTCGCAATTCGCACGGTCCTGGGACAGCAGATCTCGGTCGCCGCCGCACAAACACACCTCAACCGCCTGGTCACCGACTACGGTCAGACATTGCCGGAAGAACTGAGAGTCGGCACCGTCGACCGAGTCTTCCCGACGGCAGCGGTCATCGCGGAGGTTCCGGACGAGCACTGGTCACTGCCGGGCCGCAGGATCGAGACTCTTCGCGGACTGAGCGCTGGGCTGGCGGACGGTTCGATCGACCTGGGTCCTGGCTGCGATCGGGAAGCAGTCAACGACAGTCTCCTGGCGCTGCCCGGCATCGGACCCTGGAGCCTCGGCTACATACGCATGCGAGCACTGGGAGACCCCGATGTCCTGCTCGGCTCAGACCTTGGGGTCAAGAGGGCGCTGGAGTCGCTCACCAGCTCAGATCCGACGTCGACCTCCTGGCCCCAGAGGGTTGACCGATGTCGACCATGGCGGTCCTACGTCACGCATCTGCTGTGGGCCCATCATTCGCACACACAGTCACGAACACAGACACACGATCAGAATCGGAGAAGGCAATGACGACACAGATGGCACGCCCCATCACGGACACAATTCGCTATACGGTCATGGACTCGACGTTGGGTCCGATCCTGCTCACCTCGGACGGTGCACACCTCACCGGACTCTATCTCGATGACTTCGACACAGTCCTGGAACGACTGGCCGCGTCCAGCGGAGACGCTCCGGTCCTCGACGACGAACTCACACTGTTCGCCACGGCAAATAGACAGCTGGGTGAGTACTTCGCCGGCACCCGCACCGACTTCGACCTTCCCCTGGCGCCGACGGGCACCGAGTTCCAACGCACAGTCTGGCACGCACTGACAACGATTCCCTACGGCACAACCGCCGGATACGGAGAACTCGCGGCATGGATCGACAGGCCGACAGCGGCACGGGCAGTCGGAGCGGCCAATGGCCGGAACCCGATCAGCATCATCGTCCCCTGCCACCGGGTGATCGGAGCGAACGGCGCACTGACTGGTTACGCCTGGGGTGAGGAGAAGAAACGGACGCTGCTCGATCTTGAGGCTGGCCGCTGACCCGCCGCTGAAGGTCCAGACCCAGAACTCGGCACACGAAGAAGGACCCGGCCCCATAATCATGAGGCCGGGTCCTTCGTGCGGTGGAGGTAAGGGGATTCGAACCCCTGACCTTCTCCATGCCATGGAGACGCGCTACCAACTGCGCCATACCCCCGCTTGCTCGATCAATATTACTCAGGTGCACCCACGACGACAAATCGGGCGACAGTGACGCTGACCACATTGACTCTGGTGGTCACCGAGAAGCCCATGATCACTGACGATGACCGGGGCCGGGTGTGTTTCCGACTCCGGTCATCTGTCATTGAACATCAGATCATCGGGCGCACCGAATAGAGGTATCTCGTGACCTCGCGTTCACGCTGCTCCTGCAGCCGCTCATCTCGAGCGAGCCTGCGGAACCGCGCGTTGCGACGCTCCAACGCGATCCGATCGTGATCCTTTGTGGCGTCTGGTGGACGGCGGGCCCATTGGATCAGCTTGAGCCCAGCACTCAGCGCTATACGCCGTGGATATGTGAATGGAAATGCCGTAGACAAAACGATTCCTTAATGTTTTCGGGCAGGAGAAATGCCCAAATGAGAGTTAGGGAAAATGTCCGATATCAAAGAGCTGCAGAACAACTCAATGAACCGAATGAAAGCGACGTCCGGAATCTGGATCCGCTGCTGGTCCCGTACACAGTCGATGAAAACTCGCCCGAGGCACGACTGTGGCGCGAGTGAGTTTGAGGCAATGTGACAGCGACTGCCGTCGGCAGATGTGATCAGCGAAATGGGTCCAGAACCCAAAGGGTCGGTGAGGTTCGTGAAAGCACGTACCTGTAGAACTCCAGCGTCCTACGCGAGCTCGGCTCATGCCTCGATGCTGCGGATGAGCGCCAACGGTGGCGTCAGTGCGGCATGGAGGCAGGATGACCCTGCGGGAGAAACGTACCGGTGTTCACGTGACCGGTGGAGAAAGACGAGAGATGCGGCTAGATTCAGCCGACGAGTCCTTGTCCGCCAGTCAAGCAGGCAGTGATTCCGATCCAGCGGTGCTGGGGATTGGGAAATGCGATAAGTTTCAACATTCTCCTGCGCTCCTTTCTTGGTCTTGGATCTCGTTTGAGCGGCGTCAGCGCTCAGAATGATTGGTTGCAATTGTGGGGTTTGTGCGAATCCGTAATTGCAATCTCGAATTTATCACAAATGAAGAACTCTGTGTGGCTTCTGGGCATTCTTTTTGTGAAACTTCTGCGGCTAACGAGCATGGTGGCCTAACCGCGAATTATGGCGAGGTGAGATCTCATCTCCAGCCCAGTGTTTCCAGACTCGGTGTGCGCGGTCGAGGAATCCCTAGGCAGCGACGTAGAATCTTCTCAGACTCGCGACTTACTGGGAGAAGACAATGTCACAGGCAGCTGCCACTACTCGACGACTGGTCGTCGGATACATCGCCACCGACCGTGGACGTGACGCCATCGCTCTGGCGATCTCGCTTGCACGCTCGGCCGGCACCGAACTCATCATCACGATCGTCCGTCCAGAAGCCTCGACCTTCACCGCCGGCAACTCCATTCCGCAGGACGGGTCCGGCATCGTCTCACAGCAGCTCGAGGACTGGCTCGACGAAGCTCTGGCACTGGTGCCAGATGATGTCACGGCTCGAGGCGTCATCCACACCTCATCGAACGAGTCCAAGGGGCTGATGGAGGTTGCTGAGGCTGAGGGCGCGCTGGCCATCGTCATCGGTGCGCGAGCCACCACATTGATGCGCTCGTTCCGCATCGGGACTGTCGCGACCTCACTGCTTCACTCGTCCGAGGTCCCCGTCGTCTTGGCACCGGCCGGGAACTCGGACATCGGTCCGATCTCACGCATCACTACGCTCTTCGGCGCCCGACCAGGGGCCGCGGCGCTCATCGGTGCGGCCGTGCAGTCCGCCGATGCCCTCGACGTGGATCTCCGTCTCCTGTCTCTGATCGAAAACGATGGTCTCGGCGAGGACGACACCGTGGAGATTCAAGAGTTCGCCGAGGAATACGGGGGAGCGGTGCTGGCTGCGCGCGCCGCGAAGATGTTCGAGTCGGGGCGAGCCGTGGTCAAATCACAGGCCGGAGCCGATATCGAAGACGCCGCAGCTCACGTCGACTTCCAACCGGGCGAGATCGCATTCATCGGATCGAGTCGGCTCGGTCGAGGCGGGCGCGTCTTCATCGGCGCACGAGCCCGCCGATTGCTGCGTGTTCTGCCAGTCCCCGTGGTCGTCGTGCCACGTCGGGCCGTCAGTACCATCAATTCGCAGTGAGTCCCTCAGCTCCCACCCGCACGGACTTCACCGTCGACGGTCACCCGACGGCGGTATGGCTGCACTCCTCAGGAACGAGCGCCCGCCCTGTGCTCATGGTCCACGGCTTCCGCGGCGACCATCACGGAATGGACCTCATCGCAGGCGCCATCCGAGGCCGCGATGTCATCGTCGGTGATCTGCCCGGCTTCGGGCTCACCTCTCCGCTGCTGGCCGGTCTGAGCCTCGACGCCTACTGCGATCACCTGGCTGGCCTCATCGCCGAAGTGACTCGGCGCTGGCAGGCGGCCCCGATCGTCCTCGGGCACTCCTTCGGCTCCATCCTTGTCGCGCACATGGCCGCTCGCCGACCGTCCACGGCGCCTGAGCTCATCCTCATCAACCCGATCACCACACCTGCACTCGAGGGTTCGGCGAAGGCCCTCACCGCCCTGACCCGTCTCTACTATGGTCTCGGTGCTCGGCTGCCGGAGACGATCGGGCACCAGCTGTTGGCCAACCCAGTCATCGTGCGCGTGATGAGCGAGGTCATGGCCACGACCAGAGACCGCGGGCTGCGACGCTACATCCATGATCAGCATGCTCGTCACTTCTCCACCTTCAGCGATCGTAGCTCGCTGGCCGAGGCGTTCGATGTCTCGGTCGCTCACACCGTCACCGAGGTGGCTGGGCGGCTGGCGATGCCCATGCTCGTCATCGCCGGAGACAAGGATGCCATCGCGCCGATCGCAGCGACTCGCCGCTTCGTCTCAGACCTGACCGATGCGCAATTCGTCGAACTCTCCGGGGTCGGGCACCTAGTGCACTATGAACGGCCCGATGCAGCCGCCTCGGCGATCATGGAATTCTGTCGCGGCCGGGACTGAACCTGTCGCAGAGCCTCGCCGGCGAGCGCGGTACAGGGATGTTGATCCAAAAAATGGCAGAGAAGAGGGCCGATGCGAATCAACGCATCGGCCCTCTTGCTCATGCCGTCAGATCTGGGGGCGGTCGCTGACCCAGTGGTAGACGATGGGCACGAGGAACGCGAAGCAGGAGGCGAGCAGTCCAGCCCAGAAGAGCCAGAACTCGGTGCCGGGTGCGCCGAAGAATCCTGCACCGAAGAGATACAGCCCGAAGATGAAGAGGGCGAACGAAACGATGAAGACGATGACGTCAGCGAACGATGCTGAGTTCCGAGTTCTCTTCGTTGTGGCGATGTTGGACATATTCTCCTCCGACGGTCATTGGGTGCAGGCTCACACACACTGCACATAAGTCTACATGTCGTAGAGAAGATTCCAGTGCTGGCCGTCGCTGAAATCGCGGCGATTATCGGTCAGTCGCGTTCGGTGCTCTGCTCCGGCACCAGCCAGCCCAGCAGAGCGGAGACGATCGAGACGATGACTGCGGCGATGATGGCCGAGGGGAAGAAGGAGTCGATGGTGAACTCGAACGGGGTGAATCCGCTGAGCCAACTGGTCAGAGCCAAGATGACCGCATTGATGACGATCGAGAAGAGACCCAGGGTCAGACAGGTGATCGGTGCCGACACGAAGCTGAGGATGGGTTTGATGAACGCATTCGCCAATCCGAAGATCAACCCGATGACGAGGTAGGAGATGATCATGGCGGCGATCGTGCCGGTCTGGTCTTCGACCACCTGATTTCCTTCGATGGCGACGCCCGGCAGAATCCAAGCCGCAACCCAGATCGCACATGCGTTGACGACAACTCTCAAGAGGAAATTCATACAGATATCGTCGCATTCTCGTCTGCATTCTTTCTGAGTCACGGGTGAGAATGAGGTCCGTGCCAGCGTCCTGCTTCTTGGCCTTCGCTGATCGGTGCGGGAGATCGGAGCGCACATTCTGAGGTGCCGATGGTGAGCAAACTCAAGCCACCGAGTGCCCACGGACCCTCGTACACGCGCTCAGATCCCGGTAGTCTGGGAGGAGCGCCCAGTCGGCGCTGACAGTGACAGCAGAGTGCATCTACCGAGTGATTTGATCCAGGTCACCACGGCGGCACCGATCCCCATCACCATGATGGGGGAGAAACTGGATTGATATGCCCAGCAATGAAACCCGCACCCGACCCGACGAGATGGCAGCACCGAAGCTGCTGAATATCGTGGGCCCCAGCTACTTTCCGATCGCCTTCGTGGCCCGCCTGCCCTATGCCATGGTCGTCATCGGCGTCCTCACCCTCGTCGTCGCCGGCAGAGATTCGCTCAGCCTCGGCGGAATCAACTCCGCCATGGTCGGACTGGGAACGGCGATCTTCGGTTCCTTCATCGGCGCCGCCGCCGATCGTTGGGGTCAGCGGCGTGTGCTGCTGACCATCGGTCTGCTCAACAGCATCGCCCTGATCTTCATGGCCTGGGTGGTCTTCAGCCCCCTGCCCGATTCCGTGGTGCTCATCGCCGCCTTCGCCATCGGCGCCACCGCCCCGCAGGTCGCCCCGATGTCACGCTCGCGTCTCGTCGAAATCATCATGTCCCGGCTCGCCGGCCCCCGGCAGCAGAAGACACTGAACTCGACGATGGCCTACGAGTCGGCTGCCGATGAGTTCGTCTTCGTCTTCGGCCCCTTCATCGTCGGTCTCCTCGCCACGACCCTCCACCCCGTTGCACCGATCATCGGCGCCGTGATCATGACCCTGGTCTTCGTGACCTCATTCGCTCTCCACCCCACCGGCAGGGCGCAGGTATCGACTTCGACACAACCTCGCGCCCAGGCCCCGGCCAAGGAACTCTTCACCTTCGGCGTCTTCGTCGTCGTCCTCGGCGTCTTCGGCATCGGACTCGTCTTCGGGTCAACGCTGACGGCGCTGACCTCGCTGACGAACGACCTTGGACGTCCTGAGGAAGCGGGTCTCATCTACGGCATCATGGGCATCGGCTCAGCGATTCTGGCCATCACCGTCGCCCTGTTCTCACCACGTTATGCCCTCTGGGCCAGGCTGCTGTCCTTTGCCCCGCTGATGCTCATCGGCTCCGTGATCATGGCGTCCTCGACGTCGATGGTCACCGTGGTCATCGCCCTTCTGCTCATGGGCTGCGCGGTCGGACCGACCCTGGTGACCCTGTTCAGCCTCGCCGCCGAACGCAGTCCGCGCGGTCGTTCTGCCACGGTGATGTCAATGGCCGGGTCCGCGATCATCGTCGGTCAGTCGGTGGCATCGGCAGTCAACGGAGTCCTCGCCGAGGAGGCCGGAACCTCGGCCGCAATGGCTGTCCCGATGGCGGCTTCCGCACTCGTCCTGGTTGCCGGCCTGCTCAACCTCTTCTGCGGCAGAATTACCCGAAAAAGAGACCTGGTTCACTCCTAGTTTCCGCGTTCTGGGACAGCGTGTCCCAGCATCGGGGGCGTGTGACCTGAGCAATATCCGGGAGTAGCATTGCCGGTTGTTCACAGTGAATCGCGCACCACAGTGCGCGTTTGCACGCCACAACGGAAAGCACGATATGTCATCAAGCACCTCAACCACTGAGGCCGCGCGGAACGATACCC
Coding sequences within it:
- a CDS encoding phage holin family protein; its protein translation is MNFLLRVVVNACAIWVAAWILPGVAIEGNQVVEDQTGTIAAMIISYLVIGLIFGLANAFIKPILSFVSAPITCLTLGLFSIVINAVILALTSWLSGFTPFEFTIDSFFPSAIIAAVIVSIVSALLGWLVPEQSTERD
- a CDS encoding YggS family pyridoxal phosphate-dependent enzyme; this encodes MDQDRGDAEALNHDEQYSTATTVEDFKINLAEVNRRIETAAVRVGRDAAEVELLPVSKTVPQERVRQAVAAGCHKLGENKVQEAFRKSDEMADLDIEWAVIGHLQSNKARDVAKFASEFQALDRLKVAAALDRRLQAAGRSLDVYVQINTSAEDSKFGMPPEELPDFLRELPQFSSLKVQGLMTLAIFSSDIARVRTCFQRLRTLRDQARDTDPELIGRGKLSMGMSGDYEVAIEEGANCVRVGQAIFGKRALPDSYYWPEDN
- a CDS encoding methylated-DNA--[protein]-cysteine S-methyltransferase; this encodes MTTQMARPITDTIRYTVMDSTLGPILLTSDGAHLTGLYLDDFDTVLERLAASSGDAPVLDDELTLFATANRQLGEYFAGTRTDFDLPLAPTGTEFQRTVWHALTTIPYGTTAGYGELAAWIDRPTAARAVGAANGRNPISIIVPCHRVIGANGALTGYAWGEEKKRTLLDLEAGR
- the yczR gene encoding MocR-like transcription factor YczR → MSTPVMSGTRLAGIIGTGPWPGPAYDSLTTRISRAIGDGRIPVGARLPSEREVAAATGLSRTTATRAFAKLREQGFVLTRRGSGSVVRLPEVPGGRIDHLLTPTGSNEAEIDLTCTASVAPPWLLEAYERAVANVHAYLPGTGYYPSGLPVLREIIAERFTARGVRTDPDQILITSGAFGAVAIAVRALNEGRGRVLIESPTYPNAIATLEGAGASLVPYPLEQGPNGHHWDIDAMDHIARQTRVRSAYLIPDFHNPTGALLPEEQRPRLGAMLRRNSMVPIFDESLVELGLDGAPTPTPMAAFVPDSITAGSTSKIFWGGLRVGWLRIPTHRIDTMASTRLSLDLGAPVLEQLVAVELMRDHDAIVGEYRAKLRAARDSLAGQVRAHLPSWEVIVPGGGMALWCRLPEERSGALAIAARKHGLGLVSGPNFAPAGGLDRWIRLPYTVSETDLHQVGPRLAAAWDDALTFTDRVPAERTRTVA
- a CDS encoding alpha/beta fold hydrolase, yielding MSPSAPTRTDFTVDGHPTAVWLHSSGTSARPVLMVHGFRGDHHGMDLIAGAIRGRDVIVGDLPGFGLTSPLLAGLSLDAYCDHLAGLIAEVTRRWQAAPIVLGHSFGSILVAHMAARRPSTAPELILINPITTPALEGSAKALTALTRLYYGLGARLPETIGHQLLANPVIVRVMSEVMATTRDRGLRRYIHDQHARHFSTFSDRSSLAEAFDVSVAHTVTEVAGRLAMPMLVIAGDKDAIAPIAATRRFVSDLTDAQFVELSGVGHLVHYERPDAAASAIMEFCRGRD
- a CDS encoding arsenic resistance protein — protein: MIASLNRHQILWYLIAIGAGALIGHGLPGASPAAGAAITPCLIALLFVTFLDIPFDAIRDSFSDLRFLGAVALANFLIVPLVVAGLHAVMPLEDELVIPVLIVLLTPCIDYVLVFTRLAGGDHTRLLALTPVLMIVQIILLPVYLWIILDGTGIGAIAPRPVITALLVFIIIPLAASLVTRGLARRSTLADRSIHAASQSMVMLMMITLAAIAAAQVPLITPHLLDLSGAIAAFLVFALVMTVLGWLMARTLSLPVGTGRALVFTAVTRNSLVMLPIVRAITSDGLGPAAVVAQTIVELVFMLILVRVVPRVLPGTAVSENR
- the yczE gene encoding membrane protein YczE; translated protein: MSSAPVPKRELANIGPIQQLKSGRLPRRLPQLILGLYLYGASMAMIVTSGLGMMPWDVLHSGIIKHLPLTFGTIVTITSFLVLLIWIPLKQQPGLGTVLNALLIGPSLDLTRLFLPQPDELWWNIALLIGGIILNGVASAMYIGSQFGPGPRDGLMTGLSRVTGKSIRLVRTLIEVSVVIVGWLLGGIFGIGTALYAVSIGPITQFLLPTFTVELRPRQHTKD
- a CDS encoding DNA-3-methyladenine glycosylase 2 family protein gives rise to the protein MLTTDQCYQAVAGRDRRFDGMFFTAVRSTGIFCRPSCPARTPLRKNVDFYQTAAAASDAGFRACKRCRPDASPNSPEWDTRADITARAMRLIQDGLVDRAGISGLASALGYSSRQLGRVLQSELGVGPLAIARTERVRTARTLIESTPLSMSEIAFAAGFSSIRQFNDTFRAVYSSSPRDLRNGRSEPRRGQDIIVRLAYRPPLDHVHLFRYLAVRAIAGVEDVSDDHYTRSLSLAHGVAVLTLVPGSGDFIECRLRLADTRDLGSAVARARRILDLDADPAAVAATMAAAGLSEIVDRYPGIRSPGTGDPVELAIRTVLGQQISVAAAQTHLNRLVTDYGQTLPEELRVGTVDRVFPTAAVIAEVPDEHWSLPGRRIETLRGLSAGLADGSIDLGPGCDREAVNDSLLALPGIGPWSLGYIRMRALGDPDVLLGSDLGVKRALESLTSSDPTSTSWPQRVDRCRPWRSYVTHLLWAHHSHTQSRTQTHDQNRRRQ
- a CDS encoding universal stress protein; protein product: MSQAAATTRRLVVGYIATDRGRDAIALAISLARSAGTELIITIVRPEASTFTAGNSIPQDGSGIVSQQLEDWLDEALALVPDDVTARGVIHTSSNESKGLMEVAEAEGALAIVIGARATTLMRSFRIGTVATSLLHSSEVPVVLAPAGNSDIGPISRITTLFGARPGAAALIGAAVQSADALDVDLRLLSLIENDGLGEDDTVEIQEFAEEYGGAVLAARAAKMFESGRAVVKSQAGADIEDAAAHVDFQPGEIAFIGSSRLGRGGRVFIGARARRLLRVLPVPVVVVPRRAVSTINSQ
- a CDS encoding MFS transporter gives rise to the protein MPSNETRTRPDEMAAPKLLNIVGPSYFPIAFVARLPYAMVVIGVLTLVVAGRDSLSLGGINSAMVGLGTAIFGSFIGAAADRWGQRRVLLTIGLLNSIALIFMAWVVFSPLPDSVVLIAAFAIGATAPQVAPMSRSRLVEIIMSRLAGPRQQKTLNSTMAYESAADEFVFVFGPFIVGLLATTLHPVAPIIGAVIMTLVFVTSFALHPTGRAQVSTSTQPRAQAPAKELFTFGVFVVVLGVFGIGLVFGSTLTALTSLTNDLGRPEEAGLIYGIMGIGSAILAITVALFSPRYALWARLLSFAPLMLIGSVIMASSTSMVTVVIALLLMGCAVGPTLVTLFSLAAERSPRGRSATVMSMAGSAIIVGQSVASAVNGVLAEEAGTSAAMAVPMAASALVLVAGLLNLFCGRITRKRDLVHS